One window from the genome of Candidatus Didemnitutus sp. encodes:
- a CDS encoding glycosyltransferase: MSSKLPESRLPRIGMVSTHGYVAAQPPLGAADTGGQVVYVLELSKKLAQLGFEVDIWTRRFEDQPEIEPVADRVRIIRVPCGGPDFIDKEYLVRHLPEWAEHALRFIKKHRLRYQFFNSHYWDAGFATQRLTEALDVPHIHTPHSLGLWKKQLMERDFPHDAAHFEKKYNFTQRINEETLLYRHCDEVIATTPPQVDMIVSDYGAPAEHVHMIPPGYDDNRFFPVSAASRETLRRRLGFKGKVVLAIGRLARNKGYDLLIDAFSVVAPRIEDAHLHLAVGGTRLNAAEKAILADLKKRVRRYKLRSRVTFGGFVSDRDLANHYRAADVFVLSSRYEPFGMTAIEAMACGTPTVITTHGGLYRAVTFGRHALYADSFDKLDLGISIVKVLRHPRLSTRLARMGAHKARSLFTWTGIAQQLVSLIEERATALAFSDTEWDEPWNDGD, translated from the coding sequence ATGTCTAGCAAACTCCCTGAGTCCCGCCTGCCGCGCATCGGCATGGTCTCCACGCATGGTTATGTCGCGGCCCAACCGCCGCTCGGCGCCGCCGATACCGGCGGCCAGGTCGTCTACGTGCTCGAACTCTCCAAGAAACTCGCCCAGCTCGGCTTCGAAGTCGACATCTGGACCCGCCGTTTCGAGGACCAGCCCGAGATCGAGCCCGTAGCCGACCGGGTCCGCATCATCCGCGTGCCGTGTGGCGGCCCGGACTTCATCGACAAGGAATATCTCGTCCGCCACCTGCCCGAGTGGGCCGAGCACGCGCTGCGCTTCATCAAGAAGCACCGCCTCCGCTACCAGTTTTTCAACAGCCATTACTGGGACGCCGGTTTTGCCACCCAGCGCCTGACCGAGGCCCTCGACGTGCCGCACATCCACACGCCGCACTCGCTCGGCCTCTGGAAAAAGCAGCTCATGGAGCGCGATTTCCCGCACGACGCCGCGCACTTCGAGAAGAAATACAACTTCACCCAGCGCATCAACGAGGAGACCCTGCTCTACCGGCACTGCGACGAGGTCATCGCCACCACGCCGCCCCAAGTCGACATGATCGTGAGCGACTACGGCGCGCCCGCCGAGCACGTGCACATGATCCCGCCGGGCTACGACGACAACCGCTTCTTCCCGGTCAGCGCCGCCTCGCGCGAGACGCTGCGCCGCCGCCTCGGCTTCAAGGGCAAGGTCGTCCTCGCCATCGGCCGCCTCGCCCGCAACAAGGGCTACGACCTGCTGATCGACGCCTTTTCCGTGGTCGCGCCGCGCATCGAGGACGCCCACCTTCACCTCGCCGTGGGCGGCACGCGCCTCAACGCCGCGGAAAAAGCCATCCTCGCCGACCTGAAGAAACGCGTCCGCCGCTACAAGCTCCGCTCACGCGTCACCTTCGGCGGCTTCGTCTCCGATCGCGACCTCGCCAACCACTACCGCGCCGCGGACGTCTTCGTGCTCAGCAGCCGCTACGAACCCTTCGGCATGACCGCGATCGAGGCCATGGCCTGCGGCACACCGACGGTCATCACCACGCATGGCGGACTCTATCGCGCCGTCACCTTCGGGCGCCACGCGCTCTACGCCGACTCCTTCGACAAGCTCGATCTCGGCATCTCGATCGTGAAGGTCCTGCGCCACCCGCGGCTCTCCACGCGTCTCGCGCGCATGGGCGCCCACAAGGCGCGCAGTCTCTTCACCTGGACCGGCATCGCCCAGCAGCTCGTCAGCCTGATCGAGGAGCGGGCCACCGCCCTCGCCTTCAGCGACACCGAGTGGGACGAACCTTGGAACGACGGCGATTGA
- a CDS encoding mechanosensitive ion channel: MDILSLDRDTLVRLIESTVIATIALILFFGLKGRILKFAQWAGLPRLALAPVRLTLRTSVLAIAALMILGLWGFELGTILALLGTVLGLVAIGFVAVWSVLSNFLCTFVLVVFKPFSVGDEIELPTENVKGRVIDLSLIFTTLQVSPGESVMIPNNLYFQRVFRRRAGRNTVGLGDQLRHHHERAADSAPEPTQT, encoded by the coding sequence ATGGATATACTCTCTCTCGACCGCGACACGCTCGTCCGCCTGATCGAGAGCACCGTCATCGCGACGATCGCCCTCATCCTGTTCTTCGGCCTCAAGGGCCGCATCCTCAAATTCGCCCAGTGGGCCGGCCTCCCGCGCCTCGCGCTCGCTCCGGTGCGGCTCACGCTCCGCACCTCGGTCCTCGCCATCGCGGCACTGATGATCCTCGGCCTCTGGGGCTTCGAGCTCGGCACCATCCTCGCGCTGCTCGGCACCGTCCTCGGCCTCGTCGCCATCGGCTTCGTCGCCGTCTGGAGCGTGCTGAGCAACTTCCTCTGCACCTTCGTGCTCGTCGTCTTCAAGCCCTTCTCCGTGGGCGACGAAATCGAACTGCCGACGGAAAACGTCAAAGGCCGCGTGATCGACCTCAGCCTGATTTTCACCACGCTGCAGGTCTCCCCCGGCGAGTCGGTGATGATCCCCAACAACCTCTACTTCCAACGCGTCTTCCGGCGCCGCGCCGGCCGCAACACCGTCGGCCTCGGCGACCAGCTCCGCCATCACCACGAGCGCGCCGCCGACTCCGCGCCCGAACCCACCCAGACATGA
- a CDS encoding HAD hydrolase family protein — MTEPKPIRLFSSDLDGTLLGNPEATRRFKFAWEAIDPAVRPVLVYNSGRLVDDLRRFVDDGTLPAAEFYLGGVGTQIYDVRAGAFLTDFHAHLQTGWDLARVREIVGKFPGARVQPDEFQHEFKSSWFLDRAPRGAIRGLRAQLAAAELDVNVVYSSSRDLDILPRHATKGGALSWLLARLGIAPDEVLVAGDTGNDSSMFLLPGVRGIIVENAQPELFEATVDIPSYTSRQIIAEGVLDGLCHFGVICALPSRAEARLTADDLAPSFRQLFTGTHLGGLTDPERELLRTAYGRGLDALKRNITPLGFSACSLADNTVTGTDANYRSVWARDGAITIWSTLQVNDPEVRAAQVRTFETLLNAVSVHGQIPANVRIDTGEPDYSGVGNIASIDSGLWVIIALYNYAARTGDLSLLYRHADRLRDVMVWLAAHDANNDGLLEIPEAGDWTDLFGRSYNVLYDEVLWFRANVCYGRILELMGQFDHAAAYLRRSQKIRSRILEVFWPTTNGSGETRPHRFADRQFALGDTQYLLAEITPFAFNWRCDPYGNILAFLMNVLDVERARTAFRFMWGVGVNQPWPVANLYPVVQAGDPDWRAYYTVNLLNLPHHYHNGGIWPFIGGMWVRFIQRLGFHEVACRELVRLAQVNQLGRDREWEFNEWVHGQTGRPMGKAYQAWSAATFLHACHELDAGPAPREE; from the coding sequence ATGACCGAGCCGAAACCGATCCGCCTCTTCAGCTCCGACCTCGACGGCACGCTCCTCGGCAACCCCGAGGCGACGCGCCGTTTCAAGTTCGCCTGGGAGGCCATCGATCCCGCCGTCCGCCCTGTCCTGGTCTACAACAGCGGCCGCCTCGTCGACGACCTGCGCCGCTTCGTCGACGACGGCACCCTGCCCGCCGCCGAGTTCTACCTCGGCGGCGTCGGCACGCAGATCTACGACGTGCGCGCCGGCGCCTTCCTCACCGACTTCCATGCCCACCTCCAAACGGGCTGGGATCTCGCGCGCGTCCGCGAGATCGTCGGCAAGTTCCCCGGCGCCCGCGTGCAACCGGACGAGTTCCAGCACGAGTTCAAGTCCAGCTGGTTCCTCGACCGCGCGCCGCGCGGCGCCATCCGCGGCCTGCGCGCGCAGCTCGCCGCCGCCGAGCTCGACGTCAACGTCGTCTACTCCAGCTCGCGCGACCTCGACATCCTGCCGCGCCACGCCACCAAGGGCGGCGCGCTCTCCTGGCTCCTCGCCCGCCTCGGTATCGCCCCCGACGAGGTGCTCGTCGCCGGCGACACCGGCAACGACTCCTCGATGTTCCTCCTGCCCGGCGTCCGCGGCATCATCGTCGAGAACGCCCAGCCCGAGCTCTTCGAGGCCACGGTCGACATCCCGAGCTACACCTCGCGGCAGATCATCGCCGAGGGCGTGCTCGACGGTCTCTGCCACTTCGGCGTCATCTGCGCCCTGCCCAGCCGCGCCGAGGCCCGCCTCACCGCCGACGACCTCGCGCCGAGTTTCCGCCAGCTCTTCACCGGCACGCACCTCGGCGGCCTCACCGACCCGGAGCGCGAGCTCCTGCGCACCGCCTACGGCCGCGGGCTCGACGCCCTGAAGCGCAACATCACGCCGCTCGGCTTCTCCGCCTGCTCGCTCGCCGACAACACCGTCACCGGCACCGACGCCAACTACCGCAGCGTCTGGGCGCGCGACGGCGCCATCACCATCTGGAGCACGCTCCAGGTGAACGACCCCGAGGTCCGCGCCGCCCAAGTCCGCACCTTCGAGACCCTGCTCAACGCCGTCTCCGTCCACGGCCAGATCCCCGCCAACGTCCGCATCGACACCGGCGAGCCCGACTATTCGGGCGTGGGCAACATCGCCTCGATCGACAGCGGCCTGTGGGTCATCATCGCGCTCTACAACTACGCCGCCCGCACCGGCGACCTCTCCCTGCTCTACCGGCACGCCGACCGCCTCCGTGACGTCATGGTCTGGCTCGCCGCGCACGACGCCAACAACGACGGCCTGCTCGAGATCCCCGAGGCCGGCGACTGGACCGACCTTTTCGGCCGCAGCTACAACGTCCTCTACGACGAGGTGCTGTGGTTCCGCGCCAACGTCTGCTACGGCCGCATCCTCGAGCTGATGGGTCAGTTCGACCACGCCGCCGCCTACCTGCGCCGCTCGCAGAAGATCCGCTCCCGCATCCTCGAAGTGTTCTGGCCCACGACCAACGGCAGCGGCGAGACGCGCCCGCACCGCTTCGCCGACCGCCAGTTCGCGCTCGGCGACACGCAGTATCTTTTGGCCGAGATCACGCCCTTCGCCTTCAACTGGCGCTGCGATCCCTACGGCAACATCCTCGCGTTCCTCATGAACGTCCTCGACGTCGAGCGCGCGCGCACGGCCTTCCGCTTCATGTGGGGCGTCGGCGTCAACCAGCCCTGGCCCGTCGCCAACCTCTACCCGGTCGTGCAGGCCGGCGACCCCGACTGGCGCGCCTACTACACCGTCAACCTGCTCAACCTGCCGCACCACTACCACAACGGCGGCATCTGGCCCTTCATCGGCGGCATGTGGGTGCGCTTCATCCAGCGCCTCGGCTTCCACGAGGTCGCCTGCCGCGAACTAGTCCGCCTCGCCCAAGTCAACCAGCTCGGCCGCGACCGCGAGTGGGAGTTCAACGAGTGGGTGCACGGCCAGACCGGCCGGCCGATGGGCAAGGCCTACCAGGCGTGGTCCGCCGCGACCTTCCTCCACGCCTGCCACGAACTCGACGCCGGCCCCGCCCCGCGCGAGGAGTGA
- a CDS encoding right-handed parallel beta-helix repeat-containing protein, with the protein MSYVRFDDQHEEGRLSQFRERLSGEIRLQTGDAFDIFQDRNDIKWGEQWQARIEDTLDAVTFLIPIITPGFFKSHACRTELERFLQREKKLKRGDLILPVYYVECPVLGNAAKRKSDTLAEILAARQYADWRELRFEPLTTPAAGKTLAQLATQVVAALERVPAAAKAVTPPKPTRKRRSHPATITAPAVSSAANVGPVGTPKISARTEPPTLIVDAMHRGDHPTLTAALAAAIPGSRILVRPGLYNEGVVIDKPVEIVGDGELGEIVIEATAKDVVLFKTSMGRIANLTLRQNGGERCFGIDIAQGRLEVEGCDITSRSLACVAIHDGADPRLRRNRIHDGKRSGIFVYENGMGTLEDNDIYAHALAGIEIKTGSNPTLRRNRIHDGIQGGVLIQKDGLGTLEDNDIFANSYSGVEITKGANPTLRRNRIHNGKQSGLFVHAKGQGTFEDNDIFANAFGGVAITEEGNPTFRRNRITKNNYRAIRIFQGGGGTFEDNDLRENALGAWEITADCASKVIRTRNLE; encoded by the coding sequence ATGAGTTACGTTCGCTTCGACGATCAGCACGAAGAAGGACGTCTGAGTCAGTTCCGCGAACGCCTGAGCGGTGAAATCCGTCTCCAAACCGGCGACGCGTTCGACATTTTTCAGGACCGCAACGACATCAAGTGGGGCGAGCAATGGCAGGCGCGCATTGAGGACACGCTCGACGCCGTGACTTTCCTCATCCCGATCATCACGCCCGGCTTCTTCAAAAGTCACGCGTGCCGGACGGAGCTGGAGCGCTTCCTCCAACGCGAAAAGAAACTGAAACGCGGTGACCTCATCCTGCCCGTTTACTACGTCGAGTGTCCGGTGCTCGGCAATGCGGCCAAACGCAAGAGCGACACGCTCGCCGAAATCCTAGCCGCCCGCCAATACGCCGACTGGCGCGAACTGCGTTTCGAGCCGCTCACGACACCCGCCGCCGGGAAGACCCTCGCCCAACTGGCGACCCAAGTCGTCGCCGCCTTGGAACGCGTCCCCGCCGCAGCAAAAGCGGTCACGCCGCCCAAACCGACGCGCAAGCGCAGATCGCATCCGGCAACGATCACCGCCCCCGCCGTCAGCAGCGCCGCGAACGTCGGTCCAGTCGGCACGCCGAAGATTTCCGCTCGAACCGAGCCCCCGACCTTGATCGTCGACGCCATGCATCGCGGCGACCATCCCACCCTCACAGCGGCGCTCGCCGCCGCCATACCCGGCAGCCGCATCCTCGTGCGCCCGGGGCTCTACAACGAAGGCGTGGTGATCGACAAGCCGGTTGAAATCGTCGGCGATGGGGAGCTCGGAGAAATTGTCATCGAAGCGACGGCCAAGGATGTTGTGCTCTTCAAGACCAGTATGGGACGCATCGCAAACTTGACCCTTCGCCAGAACGGCGGTGAAAGATGCTTCGGTATCGATATCGCGCAGGGGCGTCTCGAGGTCGAGGGCTGCGACATCACCAGCCGCAGCCTAGCCTGCGTAGCAATCCACGACGGAGCCGACCCGCGCCTACGCCGCAACCGCATTCATGACGGAAAGAGATCTGGAATCTTCGTCTACGAAAACGGCATGGGCACTCTCGAGGATAACGACATCTATGCACATGCCCTCGCGGGCATAGAAATCAAGACCGGGAGTAATCCAACGCTCCGTCGCAATCGCATCCACGACGGGATACAAGGCGGCGTGCTCATCCAGAAGGACGGACTCGGCACCCTCGAGGACAACGACATCTTCGCCAACTCATACAGCGGCGTAGAAATCACGAAAGGTGCCAATCCCACCTTGCGCCGTAACCGCATTCATAACGGAAAACAGAGTGGCCTCTTTGTGCACGCAAAAGGACAAGGCACGTTTGAGGACAATGATATTTTCGCTAACGCATTTGGCGGAGTGGCAATCACGGAAGAGGGCAATCCCACTTTTCGCCGTAATCGCATCACGAAGAATAACTACCGAGCCATCAGGATATTCCAAGGCGGTGGCGGCACCTTTGAGGACAACGATCTCCGGGAAAACGCACTCGGAGCGTGGGAGATTACAGCCGACTGTGCGAGCAAAGTTATACGCACACGTAATCTGGAATAA
- a CDS encoding cation:proton antiporter, which yields MTSIELLVILLLLVMAVPDVCRWLGRPALAYPAFVCFGLLVGPLVRPEVGQMLREAGQIGFVLLLFEVGLEIDLPVWRELRAPLRYVARWVLPQYPVLIALARLAGLGWLESFLAAAALSACAVGMAHAAWKDFPGLDGASRRFVLSVMVLLEVLAVVLLAVETAVLGRAPTWLFALKLAGMALVVYVCSRAAVHVGRLLQAVLERATHWRLHLVTLLVLAICAVGERFGLSGPKTAFFLGLFSSRVEHDGKHLEEYLAPISRRFLIPLFFAALGTQVPLAALWSREALYAVIAGALIIAARQLWHARGAPLGGGRDTYLLLCPNFTLVALAADALLKAPDVPAGWAVWLLLTGLVITIVALAALPAKPTGGEGH from the coding sequence GTGACGAGCATCGAGCTGCTCGTAATTCTGCTTCTGCTGGTGATGGCGGTGCCGGACGTGTGCCGCTGGCTCGGGCGGCCGGCGCTGGCGTATCCGGCGTTCGTGTGCTTCGGGCTGCTGGTCGGGCCGCTCGTGCGGCCGGAAGTCGGCCAGATGCTACGCGAGGCGGGCCAGATCGGGTTCGTGCTGCTGCTCTTCGAGGTCGGCCTCGAGATCGACCTTCCGGTGTGGCGCGAGCTGCGGGCGCCGCTGCGCTATGTCGCGCGTTGGGTGCTGCCGCAGTATCCGGTGCTGATCGCGCTGGCCCGGTTGGCCGGCCTCGGCTGGCTCGAGTCGTTCCTCGCCGCGGCCGCGCTGAGCGCGTGCGCGGTGGGCATGGCGCACGCGGCGTGGAAGGATTTTCCCGGTCTCGACGGGGCGAGCCGCCGATTTGTGCTCTCGGTGATGGTGCTGCTCGAAGTGCTCGCGGTGGTGCTGCTCGCCGTGGAAACCGCCGTGCTCGGCCGCGCGCCGACGTGGCTGTTCGCGCTGAAGCTCGCGGGCATGGCGCTGGTGGTCTACGTGTGCAGCCGCGCGGCCGTGCACGTCGGACGTTTGCTGCAAGCGGTGCTCGAGCGGGCGACGCACTGGCGGCTGCACCTCGTGACGTTGCTCGTGCTGGCGATTTGCGCGGTGGGCGAGCGCTTCGGTCTATCCGGGCCGAAGACGGCGTTTTTCCTCGGGCTGTTCTCCAGTCGGGTGGAGCACGACGGCAAGCACCTCGAGGAATACCTCGCGCCGATCTCGCGGCGCTTCCTGATTCCGCTGTTCTTCGCCGCGCTCGGCACGCAGGTGCCGCTGGCGGCGCTGTGGTCGCGCGAGGCGCTCTACGCGGTGATCGCCGGCGCGCTCATCATCGCGGCGCGGCAGCTGTGGCACGCGCGCGGCGCTCCGCTCGGCGGCGGGCGCGACACCTACCTCCTGCTCTGCCCGAACTTCACCCTCGTGGCGCTCGCCGCCGACGCGCTGCTGAAGGCGCCCGATGTCCCCGCGGGCTGGGCGGTGTGGCTGCTGTTGACCGGTTTGGTAATCACGATCGTCGCGCTCGCCGCGCTGCCGGCGAAGCCGACGGGGGGCGAGGGGCACTGA
- a CDS encoding PEP-CTERM sorting domain-containing protein: MSSPRLSIFALCILATLAGRAEAQTVLYRDFTSTTGLSLNSAQVSNGAILLAQNQQDRSGSFFTTSSYNVSGFSAAFEFRISSPGGISDGIAAGADGLAFVIQRAGATALGGSGEALGYGARGGTNGIGNSVAVEFDTFKNSWDPDSNHIGIDTNGNLTSLATAGVSSAFDNGTNWTVWVDYNGTVLEVRASQNGVRPTAALLSQSINIANTIGGSTAFVGVTGATGSAFGKHEVLSFAFSDTYLSGGVSVVPEPSTYVLFALGLGFIGVACWRRRRG; the protein is encoded by the coding sequence ATGAGCTCCCCACGACTCAGCATTTTTGCGCTGTGCATTCTCGCGACCCTCGCGGGGCGGGCGGAGGCGCAGACGGTGCTCTACCGGGATTTCACGAGCACCACGGGCCTGTCTCTGAACTCCGCGCAGGTGAGCAACGGGGCGATCCTGCTCGCGCAGAACCAGCAGGATCGGAGCGGCTCGTTCTTCACCACGTCCAGCTACAACGTCAGCGGGTTCAGCGCGGCCTTCGAGTTCCGCATCTCGAGTCCGGGCGGCATCAGCGACGGCATCGCCGCGGGCGCGGACGGTCTGGCGTTCGTCATCCAGCGCGCGGGAGCGACGGCGCTTGGCGGCAGCGGTGAGGCGCTGGGATATGGGGCGCGCGGCGGCACGAACGGCATCGGCAACAGCGTCGCGGTCGAGTTCGACACTTTCAAAAATTCGTGGGACCCGGACTCCAACCACATCGGCATCGACACGAACGGCAACCTGACGTCGCTCGCGACGGCCGGCGTCTCGAGCGCCTTCGACAATGGCACGAACTGGACTGTGTGGGTGGACTACAACGGCACCGTGCTCGAGGTGCGGGCGAGCCAGAACGGTGTGCGCCCGACCGCGGCACTGCTTTCCCAATCGATCAACATCGCGAACACGATCGGCGGTTCGACGGCGTTCGTCGGCGTCACCGGCGCGACGGGGTCGGCCTTTGGCAAGCACGAGGTGCTGAGCTTTGCGTTCTCGGATACGTATCTTTCCGGAGGCGTTTCGGTGGTGCCCGAGCCGTCGACTTACGTGCTGTTCGCGCTGGGCCTGGGTTTCATCGGCGTCGCGTGCTGGCGCCGTCGCCGGGGCTGA